The genomic DNA ACGCCCACACTGGTCGGTACGGCTGACCAGATCACTGATAATCTCAAGCGCTACCGAGATGCTGGTATGACTATGCCCTTGTTGTGGCCACCGTTCAGTGGAACCCCAACTGCAAAGACGATCACAGACATGCGGCGGCTCGTGCACGACATTATGCCCAAGATCTAACTGGGACCGCAGCACCTTTGGACACCGTACGTGAGGAGAATGCCACGTCGATGTCACGCTGAGCCTTTCGACGCAGGGTATCCTGAGCGGAACGAAGCGAAGTCGAAGGGCTCGATATCCCTTCCACTCAGAATCACTCAGCGTGATAGGTCTCGTCGGGGCATTGCTTGTGGTTCGCTTGAGGACTAAGAGAGCGGAAGGTCAATAGATCGGTGCTTCACCTGCTGGACGACGTTTCCAGCGCTTATGAATCCACAGCCAGTGGTCAGGATATTGCTCGATGATGTGTTGTACAACTGCCGAAAACTTCTCGGTCAGTACGCGTAAATCCTCTTCTTGATTCCCGGTCGGAACGAATTCGATCGGCTCTCCCATGACGATCCGATGTCGCCACGTGCCGTTCTCTCGTATCGGGAATGCTGGAATTACAGGCACGCCGGCGGCAAGCACGAGCCCAGCCGCACCACTGGAAGTTGAAGCCAAGCGGGAGAAGAAGGGAACAAAAATACCCATTCGTCCAGAGGCATTCTGATCAATCGCCACTGCGACGAACGCCTTCTGTCGCAGTGCACGAAACACCTCAATTCCTGCCACCGTCTTCCGAATGACTTTATTACCACTGCACTCACGCTCTCGCACGATGACATCATCAATAAAGGGGTTACGTAACCGACGGTGAATAATCTGAATCGGAAAGCCATAGTGCGCATGCGAGTACGCCAGCAGTTCCCAATTGCCAAAGTGCGCAGTAAGGATCACAGCCCCTGTGGGCTTGGCTTTGTTCACGATTTCTCGCCACCGCTCTGGGTCGGTAAAGGTAATGCGTTCAGTAATCGATTCCGGAGTGAGCGTATGCATATGGCAGAATTCAGCCACCATACGGCCAAGGTTGAGAAAACTGCTACGCAAAATCGCGTGATGCTCAGCAACGGTTTTCTGCGGAAAGGCAATGGCGAGGTTTATGAGCCCAACTCTACGGTGGTGACGGTCGCAGTGATACAACAATACCCCGATCCATTCGCCAACACGAAAAGCGACAGGAAATGGCAAGAAGCGGAGAAAACTGAACAGCAGTAAGAAGAGGCAATATTCACAACGCGCGATCAGGCGGTGCTTTTCGCGCGCGGGGCGAACAATCTTCTTTTTTCGTTTCCCCTCTTGCTCAGGGACACGTCCCTCTCCCCCCTGGTCAGAAGATGCAGGGGTCGAGGGAGCGGAAGAACGATTCTCGGCAGCTCCTTTCACAGGCGCTCCCGGCATACCTCGCTCAAGCTACTGGTTGACGGCGAGTCCAATCGTCTCTGCCGGATCATCAGAGAAAGAGAAGCCAAAGGCTGCACGTTCTTTCTCTTGCATTTCTGCCACGACTTTATTATCAATCTGGCGATACCGTTCGAGAGTCGCTCGCATCTTCTCTTCGCCACCGTTCGCCGCAGCAAGCTCGTTGAGTTTATTTTTGATCCAACCGATATGCCACTTCTCGTCTTTAGTCACTTCGTGCAAGAGTTCTCGGGTTTGTGGATCAGTGCCAGGTTGACGGGCATGTTCAAGATAGCGACGCTGGGCGCGTTCTTCGACAACCACCGTCAAGGCAAAAAGATCAATGAGCGTGCGCGGAATGCCGACTTCTTTGCCGATACGGACCTGATACCCATCATCCACCGGAACAGGGGTGCTGCCAAGATCGGCAATGCGTTTCGTCCATAGCCATGCATGACGAGTTTCATCTGCCAAGTGACGAGAGAGTTTGACCTGTGACTCTGGGTCATCGACCCGCATAATCAATTTTAGAAGGAGCGTCGCTCCCCGCAATTCTGCTTCGCGATAATAGCTATACAAATGAATCATTCGTGGATCCACGAACATCCTCCTAACCCTTCCCGTTGGTAACAGCCGACCCCTAATACTCTGAGGCCCCCATCCCCATTCCACGTAGGCTCCTGGTATAAAGGAAGGGCTAGAGAAAAGCAATGTCCCTAAATGCCCCACAGAATTACAACTCCTTATTTTTATTAGGAAAATAAAAAGAATCATTTGACACTCTTGCGTAAACGGACTATGACCAGCCCGAGAGCGTAGTCAGTCGTCAGCAGTCGGTAGTCAGTAGGGAGAACAACGATGCAGGTAGCGCGTGGAACGATGAACGACAAACTGAAAATACAAGGAAGGGTTGTCAGTCATCATGCATCGGTCTGCGCTCCGTGCGTTCTGCCATACCGGCAGCGGACAA from Deltaproteobacteria bacterium includes the following:
- a CDS encoding ferritin-like domain-containing protein, yielding MDPRMIHLYSYYREAELRGATLLLKLIMRVDDPESQVKLSRHLADETRHAWLWTKRIADLGSTPVPVDDGYQVRIGKEVGIPRTLIDLFALTVVVEERAQRRYLEHARQPGTDPQTRELLHEVTKDEKWHIGWIKNKLNELAAANGGEEKMRATLERYRQIDNKVVAEMQEKERAAFGFSFSDDPAETIGLAVNQ